The following are encoded together in the Phaseolus vulgaris cultivar G19833 chromosome 9, P. vulgaris v2.0, whole genome shotgun sequence genome:
- the LOC137822817 gene encoding uncharacterized protein has translation MSTLSSKHSFTNPTTTTVFFLFFAVQISTIIASSPHVINFRSPNLFPEGLAWDPTAQHFLVGSLRHRTISAISDAGVVETLVSDPSLPENVSILGLAVDSRNNRVLAALHALAPLPPFNALAAYDLRSGRRLFLSALPSAVEGDEERAIANDVAADFKGNAYVTNSVGNYIWKVNEKGEASILSNSARFTEHPVIIEEKFSSCGLNGVVYNSKGYLLVVQTNTGKMFKVDADDGVARLVLLNEDLVGADGVALRNDGVVLVVSLRRVWLLKSNDGWSQGVVFDKIDLDDEGFPTSIVVRERERAYVLHGRMMEGILGNSSESFKIEEVRSPKESEGENVWMYVMVGIGLAYFLFWRFQMKQLVNNMNKKIN, from the coding sequence ATGTCAACACTATCATCCAAACACTCCTTTACCAATCCCACAACCACCACcgttttcttccttttcttcgcCGTCCAAATTTCAACCATTATCGCCTCCAGCCCCCACGTCATCAACTTCCGCTCCCCGAATCTCTTCCCGGAAGGGCTAGCGTGGGATCCCACAGCGCAACACTTCCTGGTCGGATCCCTCCGCCACCGCACTATCTCCGCGATCTCCGACGCCGGCGTGGTCGAAACCCTAGTCTCCGACCCCTCCCTCCCGGAAAACGTCAGCATCCTGGGCCTCGCCGTGGACTCCCGCAACAACCGCGTCCTGGCGGCGCTACACGCACTGGCCCCCCTCCCTCCGTTCAACGCCCTGGCCGCCTACGATCTCCGCTCCGGCCGCCGCCTCTTCCTTTCCGCCCTCCCCTCCGCCGTAGAAGGCGACGAGGAACGTGCCATCGCGAACGACGTCGCAGCGGATTTCAAAGGGAACGCGTATGTGACCAACTCGGTGGGAAATTACATCTGGAAGGTCAACGAAAAGGGAGAAGCCTCGATCCTTTCAAATTCCGCGAGATTCACGGAACACCCTGTGATAATCGAGGAAAAGTTCAGCTCATGCGGGCTAAACGGTGTCGTTTACAACAGCAAGGGTTATCTCCTGGTGGTTCAGACCAACACGGGGAAGATGTTCAAGGTGGACGCGGATGACGGCGTGGCAAGACTCGTGCTCCTGAACGAGGATCTCGTGGGCGCGGACGGCGTCGCTTTGAGGAACGACGGCGTCGTTTTGGTGGTGTCGTTGAGGAGGGTGTGGTTGCTAAAGAGTAACGATGGGTGGAGCCAGGGTGTGGTGTTTGACAAAATTGACCTTGATGATGAGGGGTTTCCCACTTCCATTGTGGTGCGGGAGAGAGAGAGGGCTTACGTGCTGCACGGGCGCATGATGGAGGGCATTTTGGGGAATTCGAGTGAGAGTTTTAAGATTGAGGAGGTGAGGTCTCCCAAAGAGAGTGAGGGAGAGAATGTTTGGATGTATGTGATGGTTGGAATAGGGTTGGCTTATTTCTTGTTCTGGAGGTTTCAGATGAAGCAGCTTGTCAACAACATGAACAAGAAGATCAACTGA